One region of Carya illinoinensis cultivar Pawnee chromosome 8, C.illinoinensisPawnee_v1, whole genome shotgun sequence genomic DNA includes:
- the LOC122318997 gene encoding beta-galactosidase 3-like — translation MEINSISKLVFFFGLVWFLGLGFQTVQCSVTYDRKAMVINGQRRILFSGSIHYPRSTPEMWEDLIQKAKDGGLDVIETYVFWNVHEPSPGNYNFEGRNDLVRFMKTIQKAGLYAHLRIGPYVCAEWNFGGFPVWLKYIPGISFRTDNEPFKRAMQGFTEKIVGLMKTENLFESQGGPIILSQIENEYGAQSKLLGAAGHNYMTWAANMALELGTGVPWVMCKEEDAPDPVINTCNGFYCDAFSPNKPYKPTMWTEAWSGWFSEFGGPLHQRPVQDLAFAVARFIQKGGSLVNYYMYHGGTNFGRTAGGPFITTSYDYDAPIDEYGLIRQPKYGHLKELHRAIKMSEQALVSADPIVTSLGSFQQAHVYSSESGDCAAFLSNYDRKSTARVMFNNMHYNLPPWSISILPDCRNVVFNTAKVGVQTSQMEMLPTNDEMFSWESYDEDIYSLDDSSTITAPGLLEQINVTRDTSDYLWYITSVEIGQSESFLRGGELPTLIVQSTGHAVHVFVNGQLSGSAFGTRDIRRFTYNGKVNLRAGTNRIALLSVAVGLPNVGGHFELYNTGILGPVALHGLDQGKWDLSWQKWTYQVGLKGEAMDLVSPNAISSVEWMRGSLAAQKQQPLTWHKTYFNAPEGDEPLALDMEGMGKGQIWINGQSIGRYWTAYASGNCNGCSYAGTFRPPKCQLGCGKPTQRWYHVPRSWLKPTQNLLVIFEELGGNPSSISLVKRSMASVCAEVTEYHPTFKNWHIESYGKSEELHRPKVHLRCSQGQSISSIKFASFGTPLGTCGSYQQGACHAPTSYAILEKKCIGKQRCTVTISNSNFGQDPCPNVLKRLTVEAVCAPMTTANWGD, via the exons ATGGAAATTAACTCGATTTCCAAGTTGGTCTTCTTCTTTGGTTTGGTCTGGTTTCTGGGTTTGGGTTTCCAGACGGTCCAGTGTAGCGTGACCTACGATAGGAAGGCCATGGTCATCAATGGGCAGAGGAGAATTCTCTTCTCTGGCTCTATACATTATCCCAGAAGTACTCCCGAG ATGTGGGAGGACCTGATACAGAAGGCAAAAGATGGAGGTCTGGATGTCATTGAAACCTATGTTTTCTGGAATGTTCATGAGCCTTCTCCTGGCAAT TACAATTTCGAAGGGAGAAATGATTTGGTGAGATTCATGAAGACCATACAAAAAGCAGGGCTCTATGCCCATCTCCGCATTGGACCTTATGTTTGTGCGGAGTGGAATTTTGG AGGGTTTCCCGTTTGGCTCAAGTATATCCCGGGCATCAGCTTCAGAACAGACAATGAGCCTTTTAAG AGGGCAATGCAAGGGTTCACTGAGAAGATTGTGGGACTGATGAAGACTGAAAACCTGTTCGAGTCCCAGGGTGGCCCCATCATACTCTCTCAG ATTGAGAATGAGTATGGGGCACAGAGTAAGTTACTCGGGGCTGCTGGTCACAATTACATGACTTGGGCGGCAAATATGGCTCTTGAATTGGGAACTGGGGTCCCCTGGGTGATGTGCAAGGAAGAAGATGCCCCAGATCCAGTG ATAAACACATGCAATGGTTTTTACTGTGATGCATTCTCTCCCAACAAACCCTACAAGCCCACAATGTGGACAGAGGCTTGGAGTGGCtg GTTTTCGGAATTTGGTGGTCCACTCCACCAGCGACCAGTCCAGGATTTGGCTTTTGCAGTTGCTCGATTCATACAGAAAGGAGGATCTTTGGTTAACTACTACATG TACCATGGAGGAACCAATTTTGGACGTACAGCTGGGGGTCCTTTCATTACTACAAGCTATGACTATGATGCTCCAATAGATGAATACG GTTTGATTAGGCAACCAAAGTATGGCCATCTGAAGGAGCTTCATAGGGCAATTAAGATGTCTGAGCAAGCTTTGGTTTCAGCTGATCCTATTGTGACATCGTTAGGGAGCTTTCAACAG GCTCATGTATACTCATCAGAATCAGGAGATTGTGCagcttttctttcaaattatgACAGAAAGTCAACCGCAAGAGTGATGTTCAATAACATGCACTATAATTTGCCCCCCTGGTCCATCAGCATCCTTCCTGATTGCAGAAATGTAGTCTTCAATACAGCAAAG GTTGGAGTTCAAACATCACAAATGGAAATGTTGCCAACAAATGATGAGATGTTCTCATGGGAGAGCTATGATGAAGATATTTATTCTCTGGATGATAGCTCAACAATCACTGCCCCTGGTCTCTTGGAGCAGATAAATGTCACAAGGGATACTAGTGACTATCTCTGGTACATAACTAG TGTTGAAATTGGCCAATCTGAATCCTTCCTTCGTGGAGGTGAACTCCCCACTCTAATTGTTCAATCAACTGGCCATGCTGTCCATGTCTTTGTTAATGGACAGCTTTCAG GCTCTGCGTTCGGGACAAGGGACATTAGGAGATTCACTTATAATGGCAAGGTTAATCTACGCGCTGGAACAAACAGAATTGCACTGCTGAGTGTTGCCGTTGGTTTGCCG AACGTGGGTGGCCACTTTGAGTTATATAACACGGGAATCCTTGGTCCAGTGGCACTTCATGGACTTGACCAGGGAAAGTGGGACTTATCCTGGCAGAAATGGACCTACCAG GTGGGGCTAAAAGGAGAAGCCATGGACCTAGTTTCTCCAAATGCCATTTCCTCTGTTGAATGGATGCGGGGATCATTAGCTGCACAGAAACAACAGCCCTTGACTTGGCATAAG ACATATTTCAATGCACCAGAAGGAGATGAACCACTGGCCTTGGACATGGAGGGTATGGGCAAAGGTCAAATATGGATTAATGGGCAGAGCATTGGGAGATATTGGACTGCATATGCTAGTGGTAATTGCAATGGTTGCAGTTATGCTGGAACATTTAGACCTCCAAAGTGTCAGCTGGGTTGTGGCAAGCCCACTCAACGATG GTACCACGTGCCTCGGTCTTGGTTGAAGCCAACACAAAATCTGTTGGTGATCTTTGAGGAACTTGGAGGAAATCCCTCGAGCATTTCTCTTGTGAAGAGATCAATGGCCAGCGTTTGTGCTGAGGTGACGGAGTACCACCCTACCTTTAAGAATTGGCACATTGAAAGCTATGGAAAATCAGAAGAGCTCCACAGACCCAAGGTTCACCTGCGGTGTAGTCAGGGGCAGAGCATATCTTCCATTAAGTTTGCCAGCTTTGGAACTCCTCTAGGAACTTGTGGGAGTTACCAGCAAGGAGCATGCCATGCCCCAACCTCATATGCTATCTTAGAGAAG AAGTGCATAGGGAAGCAGAGATGCACGGTGACAATATCCAACAGTAACTTTGGGCAAGACCCATGTCCAAATGTGTTGAAGAGGTTAACAGTTGAAGCTGTTTGTGCTCCTATGACTACCGCAAATTGGGGTGATTAA
- the LOC122317785 gene encoding uncharacterized protein LOC122317785, with the protein MGFGSLRTLIRPLSRTLICRTSTRVTTTPFPATFTSPESVCLGPLHRLVPWFPISTHFHSLTDARFPKRRPSDRSRRKRASLKPPGPYAWVQYTPGERIPPSSPNEGSVKRRNEKKRIKQHRAFILSEKKKRKAQLQEANRKKIIKRVERKMAAVARERAWAQRLAELQQQEEEKKRSMA; encoded by the exons ATGGGATTTGGATCTTTGAGGACCCTAATTCGACCGCTATCGAGAACTCTGATATGTCGTACCTCCACTCGCGTCACTACGACCCCGTTTCCTGCCACTTTCACATCCCCCGAGTCCGTTTGCCTTGGCCCCCTTCACCGCCTAGTCCCGTGGTTTCCGATCTCGACCCATTTTCACAGCTTGACGGATGCTAGGTTTCCAAAGAGACGGCCCAGCGATAGGTCTCGTCGCAAAAGAGCCAGCTTGAAACCTCCAG GTCCGTATGCTTGGGTTCAGTACACACCAGGCGAGCGGATACCTCCGAGTAGTCCCAACGAAGGCAGTGTAAAACGAAGGAACGAGAAAAAACGCATAAAGCAGCACCGCGCGTTTATACTG TcagaaaaaaagaaacgaaaGGCTCAGTTGCAAGAGGCTAATAGGAAGAAGATTATAAAGAGGGTAGAGCGTAAAATGGCTGCCGTGGCAAGGGAAAGAGCATGGGCTCAAAGACTGGCAGAACTGCAGCAGcaggaggaagagaagaaaagatcCATGGCTTAA
- the LOC122319271 gene encoding CDK5RAP1-like protein, translating to MDVILVLGSSTKTRRALSQFSPSWPTIRSIPYPIPSSPTGLHTNTSSLSSSMASSLTSFSSVFGHPHCGLRLNKLHSRCRLGLRVLPPPKPQASISRCFCHRTSRPLRQTFPLAPSSRSFSQSHISAHEGPSLRHFIAQAALTASSEARPDQLPASEVTSRGRIYHETYGCQMNINDMEVVLSIMKKAGYSEVVGVPESAEIIFINTCAIRDNAEQRVWQRLNYFWFLKRHWKSNVAIGRSSSMRPPKVVVLGCMAERLKDKILDADKMVDVVCGPDAYRDLPRLLEEVDYGQKGINTLLSLEETYADISPVRISNNSVTAFVSVMRGCNNMCSFCIVPFTRGRERSRPVDSIVREVGELWNVGVKEVTLLGQNVNSYNDASIDENEVEPGTNWRLSEGFSSMSKVRKMGLRFSDLLDRLSSEFPEIRFRFTSPHPKDFPDDLLYLMRDRPNICKCIHLPAQTGNSNVLERMRRGYTRDAYLDLVQKIRRIVPEVGITSDFICGFCGETEEEHADTLSLIKAVGYDMAYMFAYSMREKTHAHRNYIDDVPEKVKQRRLAELIEAFRESTGQCYESQIGTVQLVLVEGPNKRAPDTELIGKSDRGHRVSFVNRSVPSCSDGTVNERRNPVVGDYVEVHILKSTRASLFGEALAVTKLSSFYDNVAEEAVACESRS from the exons ATGGATGTGATCCTTGTGCTGGGGTCCAGCACAAAAACCAGAAGGGCCTTGTCCCAGTTCAGCCCATCTTGGCCCACGATCAGGTCGATTCCCTATCCAATTCCGAGTTCGCCGACTGGCTTGCACACGAACACTAGCTCTCTCTCCTCTTCAATGGCGTCGTCGCTCACGTCGTTCTCCTCGGTCTTTGGCCACCCTCACTGCGGTCTCCGCCTCAATAAGCTCCACAGTCGATGCCGCTTAGGCCTCAGGGTTCTACCCCCACCGAAGCCCCAGGCTTCCATTTCCCGCTGCTTCTGCCACCGCACGTCACGGCCGCTTAGGCAGACCTTTCCTCTCGCACCCTCCTCCAGAAGCTTCTCGCAATCACATATCTCTGCTCATGAGGGCCCAAGCCTCCGCCACTTCATTGCTCAAGCTGCTCTCACTGCTTCCTCCGAAGCTCGACCCGA CCAATTACCTGCGTCAGAAGTTACTTCAAGAGGGCGTATCTATCATGAGACTTACGGATGTCAGATGAATATCAATGATATGGAAGTTGTCTTATCTATCATGAAGAAGGCTGGATATAGTGAAGTGGTGGGTGTTCCTGAGAGCGCagagattatttttattaacactTGTGCTATTAGGGACAATGCAGAACAAAGGGTGTGGCAGAGGCTTAACTACTTTTGGTTTCTTAAGAGACACTGGAAGAGCAATGTCGCTATTGGAAGGTCGAGTTCCATGCGCCCTCCAAAGGTAGTGGTTTTGGGATGTATGGCTGAGAGGTTAAAGGACAAGATACTTGATGCAGACAAGATGGTCGATGTGGTCTGTGGACCAGATGCTTACAGAGACTTGCCAAGATTGTTAGAAGAGGTAGACTATGGTCAGAAGGGGATCAACACTCTTCTTTCACTTGAGGAGACCTATGCAGATATTAGTCCAGTTCGAATCTCAAACAATTCAGTTACGGCTTTTGTTTCAGTGATGAGAGGTTGCAATAATATGTGCTCCTTTTGCATTGTTCCTTTTACAAGAGGCAGGGAGCGGTCGCGTCCAGTGGACTCAATAGTGAGGGAGGTGGGGGAGCTTTGGAACGTAGGAGTTAAAGAGGTAACACTTCTTGGCCAGAATGTAAACAGCTATAATGATGCATCTATTGATGAAAATGAAGTTGAACCCGGGACTAATTGGAGACTTAGTGAAGGATTTTCCAGCATGTCCAAGGTCAGAAAAATGGGTCTACGTTTTTCTGATCTTTTGGATCGACTATCCTCAGAATTCCCTGAAATCCGGTTCCGATTCACATCCCCACATCCTAAAGATTTCCCTGATGACTTACTCTATTTAATGCGAGACAGACCTAATATTTGCAAATGTATCCATTTACCTGCACAAACTGGGAATAGCAATGTCCTTGAAAGGATGCGTCGGGGATATACGCGAGATGCATACTTAGATCTTGTGCAAAAGATACGGAGAATTGTTCCAGAAGTGGGAATTACTAGTGATTTCATATGTG GTTTCTGTGGGGAAACAGAAGAGGAACATGCGGACACTCTAAGCCTTATTAAGGCTGTTGGTTATGATATGGCATACATGTTTGCATATAGTATGAGGGAGAAAACCCATGCCCATAGGAATTACATTGATGATGTTCCTGAGAAAGTCAAGCAGAGGCGACTGGCTGAACTGATCGAGGCTTTCCGTGAGAGCACAGGTCAGTGTTATGAGTCCCAGATCGGAACAGTCCAACTAGTGCTGGTTGAAGGACCCAATAAGAGAGCTCCAGATACAGAGCTTATTGGCAAGAGTGATAGAGGTCATAGAGTTTCATTTGTTAATCGATCAGTACCATCATGTTCGGATGGTACTGTTAACGAGAGACGAAACCCAGTAGTCGGAGATTATGTGGAAGTTCATATCTTGAAGTCAACACGAGCGTCACTCTTTGGGGAGGCACTGGCTGTAACCAAATTGAGTTCATTCTACGACAATGTGGCTGAAGAAGCTGTTGCTTGTGAAAGCCGCAGTTGA